A region of Lycium barbarum isolate Lr01 chromosome 1, ASM1917538v2, whole genome shotgun sequence DNA encodes the following proteins:
- the LOC132618405 gene encoding phospholipid:diacylglycerol acyltransferase 1-like: protein MELIRRRKAPENENPPLVLDDVVDKKTKKIKNKQKWTCIDSCCWFVGCICTVWWILLFSYNVMPTSFPQYVTEAINGPVADPPGVKLRNEGLKAKHPVVFVPGIVTCGLELWEGHQCAEGLFRKRLWGGTFGEVYKRPLCWAEHMSLDNESGLDPPGIRVRPVAGLVAADYFAPGYFVWAVLIANLARIGYEEKTMYMAAYDWRLSFQNTEVRDQTLSQIKSNIELMVATNGGNKAVIVPHSMGSIYFLHFMKWVEAPTPMGGGGGPDWCAKHIKAVMNIGGPFLGVPKALAALFSAEARDIAVARAIAPVVMDKDLFRIQTLPHLMKMLRTWDSTMSMIPKGGETIWGGLDWSPEEGYSPRKRKLRNNTSQMSSHRDNQTIESKGKYANYGRMIAFGKDAAQKHSSDLKRIDFRGAVKGTNITNNTCDVWTEYYDMGVGGIKAVEEYKVYTAGDILDLLHFVAPKMMARGGAHFSYGIAEDLDDPMYSHYKYWSNPLETKLPNAPDMEIYSMYGVGIPTERAYVYKQTPIAQCHIPFQIETSADEGNEGCLKNGVFTVDGDETVPILSAGFMCAKGWRGRTRYNPSGIKTYLREYDHAPPANLLEGRGTQSGAHVDIMGNFALIEDIMRVAAGATGKDLGGDRVHSDIIKWSEKINLRL from the exons ATGGAGTTAATTAGAAGAAGAAAAGCACCTGAAAATGAAAATCCTCCACTTGTACTTGACGATGTTGTTGATAAGAAAACTAAAAAGATTAAAAACAAGCAGAAATGGACATGTATAGACAGTTGTTGTTGGTTTGTTGGATGCATATGCACTGTATGGTGGATTTTGTTATTTTCATACAATGTTATGCCAACATCGTTCCCACAGTATGTAACAGAGGCGATTAATGGGCCAGTAGCTGATCCTCCAGGTGTCAAGTTACGAAACGAAGGGCTAAAGGCTAAACATCCCGTTGTTTTTGTTCCTGGTATTGTCACTTGTGGGCTTGAGCTATGGGAAGGACATCAATGTGCTGAAGGATTGTTTCGGAAGCGGCTATGGGGTGGCACTTTTGGAGAAGTGTATAAACG ACCATTGTGTTGGGCGGAACACATGTCATTGGACAATGAATCTGGGTTGGATCCTCCAGGAATTAGAGTTAGGCCAGTTGCTGGACTTGTTGCTGCAGATTACTTCGCACCGGGATATTTTGTGTGGGCAGTTTTGATTGCTAATTTGGCCCGAATAGGATATGAGGAGAAAACGATGTATATGGCTGCATATGACTGGAGGCTTTCATTTCAGAATACTGAG GTGCGTGACCAGACATTAAGCCAGATAAAAAGCAATATAGAACTGATGGTTGCAACTAATGGGGGCAATAAGGCAGTAATTGTTCCACACTCTATGGGGTCCATTTactttttgcatttcatgaaatGGGTGGAGGCACCTACTCCAATGGGTGGTGGGGGTGGTCCTGATTGGTGTGCCAAGCATATTAAAGCAGTGATGAATATTGGTGGGCCGTTTCTAGGTGTTCCTAAAGCATTAGCTGCACTTTTCTCAGCTGAAGCACGAGATATCGCCGTTGCAAG GGCTATTGCACCAGTTGTTATGGACAAGGATTTATTTCGTATTCAAACACTACCGCATTTAATGAAGATGCTGCGAACATGGGATTCAACCATGTCTATGATACCAAAAGGAGGAGAGACAATCTGGGGTGGTCTTGACTGGTCACCTGAAGAAGGCTATTCTCCTCGTAAAAGAAAGCTAAGGAACAACACTAGTCAGATGTCAAGCCATCGTGATAATCAAACTATAGAATCCAAAGGAAAATATGCTAATTATGGAAGGATGATAGCATTTGGAAAGGATGCAGCACAGAAACATTCATCAGATCTTAAGAGGATTGACTTCAGA GGTGCAGTGAAGGGCACTAATATCACAAATAACACATGCGATGTGTGGACCGAGTACTATGACATGGGTGTTGGTGGTATAAAAGCAGTCGAAGAATACAAGGTTTATACAGCTGGAGATATTTTGGATTTACTCCACTTTGTTGCACCAAAGATGATGGCTCGTGGAGGTGCTCATTTTTCATATGGGATAGCTGAAGATTTGGATGATCCAATGTATTCCCACTACAAATACTGGTCAAATCCATTGGAAACCAA GTTACCAAATGCTCCTGATATGGAGATCTATTCAATGTATGGAGTCGGCATTCCAACTGAAAGAGCTTATGTTTACAAGCAGACACCAATAGCACAATGTCATATTCCATTCCAGATTGAAACTTCAGCTGATGAAGGGAATGAAGGTTGCTTGAAGAATGGTGTTTTCACTGTTGATGGCGATGAGACAGTGCCTATTTTAAGTGCAGGCTTCATGTGTGCAAAAGGATGGCGTGGGAGAACTAGATATAATCCTTCGGGAATCAAAACTTATTTAAGGGAGTATGATCATGCTCCTCCCGCTAACCTTCTTGAGGGCCGTGGTACCCAGAGTGGAGCCCATGTTGATATAATGGGAAATTTTGCTTTGATTGAAGATATTATGAGAGTTGCAGCTGGTGCTACTGGCAAAGACTTGGGAGGTGATCGAGTTCACTCGGATATCATCAAGTGGTCTGAGAAGATAAATTTACGTCTTTAG